A genomic stretch from Bradyrhizobium sp. 195 includes:
- a CDS encoding ABC transporter substrate-binding protein translates to MASAAFAAEKSYGPGVTDTEIKIGNIAPYSGPASAYSLIAKTEAAYFKMINESGGINGRKINFISYDDAYSPPKAVEQARKLIDSDEVLALFGTIGTASNSAIQAYMNRQKVPQLFVGSGAQRFADPKRFPWTIGWQPNYHTEADIYGQHIRSQEHPAKVAIIYQNDDLGRDFLAGIKQGLGDGAKTQLVAEASFEVSSPTIASAIVNLKASGADTLVIAAITKFATQTIKSVAELGWKPAMYLTNTSIAVDTVLKPAGLENAKGIISAAYRKDPADPAWNSDPGMQEFKTFMAKHLPAESLNDQSVYGYLEAQILVQTLKQCGDNLTRENIMAQAANLKGVELGLLLPGIKVDTGPEDYSPIQQSQLTRFNGESWEIFGPILNEK, encoded by the coding sequence ATGGCGTCGGCGGCGTTCGCTGCCGAAAAATCGTATGGGCCTGGCGTTACCGATACCGAGATCAAGATCGGCAATATCGCGCCATATAGCGGACCCGCCTCGGCCTACAGCCTGATCGCGAAGACAGAGGCCGCCTACTTCAAGATGATCAACGAGAGTGGTGGAATCAACGGGCGCAAGATCAACTTCATCTCTTATGATGACGCATATAGTCCGCCAAAAGCGGTAGAACAGGCCCGGAAGCTGATCGATAGCGACGAAGTCCTGGCATTATTCGGTACCATCGGGACGGCGTCAAACTCGGCGATTCAGGCGTACATGAATCGCCAGAAGGTGCCGCAACTGTTCGTGGGATCAGGAGCGCAAAGATTCGCTGACCCGAAGCGCTTTCCGTGGACGATCGGTTGGCAGCCAAACTATCACACGGAAGCCGACATCTACGGTCAGCATATTCGCTCCCAGGAGCATCCCGCCAAGGTCGCTATCATCTATCAGAACGACGACCTCGGACGGGATTTTCTTGCTGGAATCAAACAGGGACTTGGCGACGGCGCGAAGACGCAGTTGGTGGCCGAGGCGTCGTTCGAGGTCTCCTCTCCAACAATTGCGTCAGCTATCGTCAATCTCAAAGCGTCCGGTGCCGATACACTGGTTATCGCCGCGATCACCAAGTTTGCGACGCAGACCATAAAGTCGGTCGCAGAGCTGGGCTGGAAGCCAGCCATGTATCTCACGAACACGTCCATTGCGGTTGACACGGTCCTGAAGCCAGCAGGCCTGGAGAATGCCAAGGGCATTATCTCGGCGGCCTATCGCAAGGATCCCGCTGATCCAGCGTGGAACAGCGATCCAGGAATGCAAGAATTCAAGACATTCATGGCTAAGCATCTTCCGGCAGAGAGCCTGAATGACCAATCAGTCTATGGTTACCTTGAAGCTCAGATTCTAGTTCAGACACTGAAGCAGTGCGGCGACAATCTCACGCGGGAGAACATCATGGCGCAGGCCGCGAACTTGAAGGGTGTAGAGCTCGGACTGCTCTTACCGGGAATCAAGGTGGATACGGGTCCAGAGGATTACAGCCCGATCCAGCAGTCGCAGCTAACGAGATTCAACGGAGAGAGTTGGGAAATCTTTGGGCCGATTCTCAACGAGAAATGA
- a CDS encoding NADPH-dependent 2,4-dienoyl-CoA reductase — MHTRLEHASKPVERQAAFYAARAAGGVALVITGGFAPSEAGRLEEGGPILDGSQKLEPHTAIVDQVHRHGSKILLQVLHAGRYAKHDRIVGASEIRSPINPRTPRALSETEIEETIEAFVDCARLAAAAGYDGVEIMGSEGYLINQFTALRTNDRHDRWGGSLENRVRFPVEIVKRIRKKLGFSFLIMYRISAVDLVEGGLTADEIDAQAQAIEAAGADVLNTGIGWHEARVPTIAYSVPRAAFSFAVKRLRGAVSIPVVASNRLNTPELAEELLSDGACDFVSMARPLLADPEFVRKVEESRSDEINTCIACNQACLDFIFSERVATCLVNPIAGYEIDYANKPLATPSRIAVVGSGPAGLAAATAAAARGHRVVLFEEQSEIGGQMLLARRIPAKGEFNELLRYFRRQLELLGVEVQLGTRATAKSLAKGRFDQIVLATGISARLPAIEGINRPNVVSYADAILGHVDIGKRVAIIGTGGIGYDVAEMLTRAADVEQTTQAFLDEYGVDTTIHSPGGLKPPTKRQSPRKVTLLQRRRERPGSRLGVSTGWILRNQLRDKDVEIVAGVSYERISEQGLHYSVDGVAHLLEVDHVVICAGQEPNVALMDDLTGLGIKPHLIGGAEHAVELDAMRAIRQGVELAYSI; from the coding sequence ATGCATACGCGCCTGGAGCACGCCTCTAAGCCGGTCGAACGCCAGGCGGCGTTCTATGCCGCCCGGGCGGCAGGGGGAGTCGCCCTTGTGATTACGGGCGGCTTTGCCCCGAGCGAGGCGGGCAGGTTGGAGGAAGGGGGGCCAATCCTCGACGGCTCCCAAAAGCTGGAGCCTCATACCGCGATTGTCGATCAGGTTCATCGACACGGGAGCAAGATCCTGCTTCAGGTTTTGCATGCCGGACGATATGCCAAGCACGACAGGATCGTGGGCGCCTCCGAAATCCGCTCTCCGATTAATCCTCGTACGCCCAGAGCGCTTTCGGAAACTGAGATCGAAGAGACGATCGAAGCGTTCGTCGATTGCGCTCGACTGGCCGCGGCGGCTGGCTACGACGGTGTCGAGATCATGGGCTCTGAGGGCTACTTGATCAACCAATTCACCGCTCTGCGAACCAATGATCGACACGATCGCTGGGGCGGTTCGCTGGAAAACCGGGTGCGATTTCCGGTCGAAATCGTGAAGCGAATTCGGAAAAAGCTCGGGTTCTCTTTCCTGATCATGTATCGCATCTCCGCAGTCGATCTTGTCGAGGGGGGGCTGACCGCGGACGAGATCGACGCGCAAGCGCAAGCGATAGAGGCCGCGGGCGCCGATGTCCTGAATACCGGGATCGGCTGGCATGAAGCCCGCGTCCCGACCATCGCATATAGCGTCCCGCGCGCCGCATTTTCGTTTGCGGTAAAGCGACTGCGCGGTGCCGTTTCCATCCCTGTTGTGGCTTCAAATCGCCTCAATACGCCCGAGCTCGCGGAGGAGCTTCTGTCGGATGGGGCATGCGATTTTGTCTCAATGGCCAGGCCGTTGCTGGCGGATCCAGAATTTGTCAGGAAAGTCGAAGAAAGTCGCTCGGACGAGATCAACACCTGCATCGCGTGCAATCAGGCCTGTCTTGACTTCATCTTTTCGGAGAGGGTCGCGACGTGCCTGGTTAATCCTATTGCCGGGTACGAAATCGACTATGCCAACAAGCCATTAGCGACGCCATCTCGAATAGCCGTCGTTGGCTCAGGGCCTGCCGGCTTGGCAGCGGCGACTGCAGCGGCTGCACGCGGTCATCGCGTCGTTCTGTTTGAAGAACAGAGCGAAATCGGCGGACAAATGCTTCTCGCACGGCGGATTCCCGCGAAGGGAGAATTCAATGAATTGCTGCGCTACTTCAGACGGCAGCTCGAATTGCTCGGCGTCGAGGTCCAACTCGGCACTCGCGCGACTGCCAAGTCGCTTGCCAAAGGAAGATTCGACCAGATTGTTCTTGCGACAGGAATATCGGCCCGACTCCCCGCAATCGAAGGAATCAATCGCCCGAACGTCGTCAGTTATGCCGACGCGATTCTCGGTCACGTCGATATCGGGAAGCGGGTCGCGATCATCGGTACCGGTGGAATTGGATACGATGTAGCGGAAATGCTGACCCGAGCTGCGGACGTCGAGCAGACCACGCAAGCGTTTCTCGACGAGTATGGCGTCGACACCACAATACATAGTCCGGGTGGATTGAAGCCACCGACCAAGCGCCAGTCGCCTCGAAAGGTCACCCTTCTCCAGCGTCGTCGCGAACGTCCCGGTAGCCGCCTCGGTGTTTCGACCGGATGGATTCTGCGCAATCAGCTTCGAGACAAAGATGTCGAGATCGTTGCCGGCGTAAGTTACGAGAGGATCTCTGAGCAGGGACTGCACTACAGCGTCGACGGCGTAGCTCACCTGTTGGAGGTCGATCACGTTGTCATCTGCGCGGGGCAGGAGCCGAACGTTGCATTGATGGACGATTTGACCGGTCTTGGGATCAAGCCGCACCTCATCGGCGGTGCCGAGCATGCGGTAGAGTTGGACGCGATGCGCGCGATCAGGCAGGGCGTTGAACTCGCCTATTCCATCTAA